The genomic region CAGGATCTACAACACCGCTGTGGTCATCCACCGCGGCAGCGTGCTCGGGGTGGTGCCGAAGTCCTATCTGCCCACCTACCGGGAGTTCTACGAGCGCAGGCAGATCGCGGCCGGTGATGACGTGCGCGGGACCATTCGCGTCGCGTCCACCGACGTGCCGTTCGGACCGGACCTGTTGTTCACCGCGACCGATCTGCCGAGTTTCGTGCTGCACGTGGAGATCTGCGAGGACATGTGGGTGCCGGTGCCGCCGAGTGCGGAGGCCGCGCTGGCCGGGGCGACGGTGCTGGCGAACCTGTCCGGCAGTCCGATCACGATCGGTAGGGCCGAGGATCGCAAGCTCATGGCCCGCTCGGCGTCGTCTCGCTGCCTCGCTGCCTATGTGTACGCCGCCGCGGGGGAGGGCGAGTCGACGACTGACCTGTCCTGGGACGGCCAGACGATGATCTACGAGAACGGCACCCTGCTTGCCGAATCCGAGCGCTTTCCCAAGGGCGAGCGGCGCTCTGTCGCCGATGTCGACACCGAACTGCTGCGCGCCGAGCGGATCCGCATGGGCACCTTCGACGACAACCGGCGCCACCACGGTGCGCGGACCGACGCGTTCCGGCGGATCGAGTTCACCGTCAACCCGCCGGCAGGCGATATCGGGCTGCGTCGCGAGGTCGAGCGCTTCCCGTTCGTTCCCGCGGATCCAGAACGGCTGCAACAGGATTGCTACGAGGCCTACAACATCCAGGTGTCCGGGCTGGAGCAACGGCTGCGGGCGCTGAACTATCCGAACGTCGTGATCGGTGTGTCGGGGGGCCTGGACTCCACCCACGCGTTGATCGTCGCCGCGCATGCGATGGACCGGGAGGGGCGCCCCCGTAGTGACATCCTGGCCTTCACCCTGCCCGGTTTCGCCACCGGTGAGCGCACCAAGGGCAACGCCATCGCGTTGAGTAAGGCGCTGGGCGTCACCTTCTCCGAACTCGACATCCGTGACACCGCGACGTTGATGCTGACCGAGATGGGCCATCCGTTCGCCCGCGGCGAGAAGGTCTACGACGTCACCTTCGAGAACGTGCAGGCGGGTCTGCGCACCGACTACCTGTTCCGGTTGGCCAATCAGCGCGGCGGCATAGTGCTCGGCACGGGTGATCTGTCCGAGTTGGCACTGGGCTGGTCGACCTACGGTGTGGGCGACCAGATGTCGCACTACAACGTCAACGGTGGTGTACCGAAGACGTTGATTCAGCACCTGATTCGATGGGTTATCGCCTCCGAGCAGTTCGACGACACCGTCAACGGCATCCTGGCGTCGGTGCTGGACACCGAGATCACACCCGAACTCGTGCCCACGGGTGAGGACGAGGAGATCCAGAGCAGTGAGGCGAAGGTCGGCCCGTATGTTCTGCAGGACTTCTCGCTGTACCAGGTGCTCCGCTGGGGATTTCGGCCGTCGAAGGTCGCCTTCCTGGCCTGGCATGCCTGGCATGACGCCGATCATGGCGACTGGCCCGCAGGGTACCCAGATGACAAACGACCGTCGTACTCGCTCAAGGAGATTCGGCACTGGCTGACGGTCTTCGTGCAGCGGTTCTACTCCTTCAGCCAGTTCAAGCGGTCAGCCCTGCCCAACGGTCCGAAGGTGTCCGCAGGCGGGGCGCTGTCACCGCGCGGGGACTGGCGGGCGCCGTCGGACATGTCCGCACGCACCTGGCTCGACGAGATCGAGCGCGAAGTACCCGAGGCATAGGGGCGTAGCGGTATCCGACCGCTACGCGCCAGATCGTGCGAAGATCACGACGATGGCAGAAGCGAGCGACCAAGAGTCGCTGGTCAACGTCGCTGCCGGGGTGCCGCTGCATCGGCAGCTGTTCCTGGTGCTGCACGACGAGATCGCCCGCGGCGCATTGGCCGCGGGCGATGGTCTGCCGACCGAACTGTCGATGTGCGAGCAGTTCGGCGTCTCGCGGATCACCGTGCGCCGCGCTCTGGCCGACCTCGCCGACGCCGGGTTGATCGAGCGCAGACACGGCGTCGGTTCCTTCGTCACCGACCGATCACCGCCGCGGGGGTACGACGAGACCGGTTCGTACATGGACGAACTGCGGCAGGTCGAGTTCGAGACCGAGGTCGAGGTGATCGAGTTCGGCGTGCGCACCGTGCCGGGACCCATCGCCGAGCGCCTTGGCGGACCAGACCAGGCGCTTCACGTGCTGAGGCTGCGGCGGGAGCGACGCACGGGTGAGCGGCTGATGATCTCCGAGGCATGGCTTCCCGAGGGTCTCGCCGACGAACTCACCGCGCCCGGGCTGGCAGGTGCCCCGATCTTTCACGTCCTGCACGACGCGGGTGTCGGGCTGACGAGCCTCGACCACGAGCTGACCGCCGAGATCGCCGGGCCCAGGACGGCGGCCACACTCGGTGTGTCGATCGGCGCGGCGTTGATCCGCATCAACTCGCTGGCCCACACCGCGGCCGGGCCGCATCACTGTCTGTCGGTGACGCTGTCGCCGAACCGAAGTCGGGTGCTGCTGACCCAGACGGCCGCGGATCTCGAATCCGGTGTCGGCATGGCGATCGCGCACGACGTGCGTCGGCCGCACGCCTGAGCGGCAGCGGCTAGAGCCGGCCGTCGGTACGCAGGTCGGGGTGCACCCATTCGGGTGAGCGGCGCTCCTTGAACGCCACGAAACCCTCGACCGCCTCGGGCCCGCTGTAGGAGGCCTTCATGCCGATCCGGTCGAACAGCCCCATGTAGTTGTCGAGGCTCGACTTCACCACCGAGCGCGCCTTGGGCGCGGTGCGGCACACCTGGGTCAGCACCTCGCGCGCGGCGCCCGCGAGATCGTCGTGCGGGACCACTCGCGCCACCATTCCCCAGTCCGCGGCCTCCTGCGCGGTCAGGGTGCGGCCGGTGAACATCAGGTCCCTGGTTCGCATGGGTCCGATGACGCGGGCGAGCATCTGGCTGTAGTAGGTGTCGGCGATGCCTCGGTACAACTCGGGGACGCGGAAGGTCGCGCGGTCGCTGACCACCGCCATGTCACTGCACATCGCGATCTGCAGGCCGCCGCCCTGACACAGGCCGTTGACCGCCGACACCACCGGCTTGACCGACTGACGCAGCGTCTCGAACGGCGTGACATCCATCGACAGCGCGGGCCCGAAGGTCATCCAGTCGTCCACGCCGTCACCGCCGCCGAGATCACCGCCCGGCGCGAACACGTCACCGGTGCCGGTGATCAGCAGGCCCGCCAGGTCGTCGTCGGCCTCGACGTGGGTGACCGCGTATCGGATCCCGAAGTACATCGCCGGCGTCATCGCGTTGCGTGCCTGCGGGCGGTCCAGCGTGACGATCCCGAACGGCCCCTCGCGCTCGAAGCGCAGGAATGGGGTGCCGAGCCAGTCGCCCTCGGGTGGGCGGGGCGTGCTCTTGGCGGCGGTCGTCATCGGGCTCCTAGGGCTCATTGCAGTACGTCGTCGATGGCTTCGCGGGTCGGCGCGCAGTTGCCCGCGCCGGGCGTCAGGGTAGCGAGCGCGCCTGCGGCGCACGCTCGAATCAGGGCGTTCCTGGGACCGCGGTGCCAGTCCGCGGCGAGCACGCCGGCGAACACGTCGCCCGCGCCGGTGGTGTCGACGGCCTCCACGGCTGGTGCCTCGACGTCGTAGCGTTCGGCGACGCCCTGATAGGAGGCGCCTCGCGCACCACGAGTGATCACCAGATGGGGTACCTGCCAACGAATTTCGCGGGACTCGTGGTCGTTGACGATCACGACGTCCACGGCCTGGGCCAGCTCCTCGAGTTGAGCAGGCGGCGTCCCCCCGGGTGATGCGTTGAGCATCACCACAGCGCCCCCGGCCCGCCCCGTGCGCGCGGCCGCGAGCGCGGTGTCGATCGGTATCTCGAGCTGGATCAGCACGACGTCGGCGTCGGCGATCTCGATCCGTGTGTGCGCCGATGCCAGATGCAGATGGGCATTGGCTCCCGGTGCGACCACGATGCAGTTCTCGGCGTGCTCGTCCACCAGAATCACCGCGGCACCGCTCGGTCCGGGCACGGTCATGACGCCGCCGAGGCCGACTTCGTTGTCGAGCAGGTGGGCACGCAGTCGTGAACCGGCATCGTCGTCGCCGACCGCTGCGACGAGATCCACCGTGGCGCCCGCGCGGGACGCCGCGACGGCCTGGTTGCCGCCCTTGCCGCCCGGAGACGACGTCACCGCGGACGCCAGCACCGTTTCGCCGGGTTTGGGCAGTGTCGAGACCTCGAAGGACTGGTCGAGATTCACGCTACCCACGACGCACACCCGGTTGCTCGAACCTGCCACGGGCTTACGGTAACCGTTCCTTATGGTGAGCAGGAGAGGGTCCTGCTCGGTTGCGGCCCGAACGGTGTTGGCCGCTGCCGGCGGGTGTTCTCCGGTGGACCGGCACGCATCGCGTGGGTGTCGGTGAGCCGGAACTGCCGCGCCTGCCACCGCGGCTCGGGCGGCGATCGAGCCTGGCCGGTGGCGTGCCCGTCACGGTCCTCTGTCCGTTGCGGGGTCCTGCCGGTCGCCGCCTGATCGTCATGCCGAGGCCGCGTCTGCCGATCGCGGCCGCTGCGGCGTGGTGCCGCGTGACCGGATCAGAAGTCTGTTGCTGCAGGGGTTTCGTCCAATGTTGGGCACCCCATTTAGTGGTGTAGGCCGGATCCACTCCGATCACCGCTATCCCCCGACGATGCGCCATCGCCGTCAGTCGGGCGCGGAATCCGGCGGTGGGTATCCCGACCACCGTGTGTCGAAAGCGTTTGCCCCGGCTGCCGCGACCCATCGTTTCGCGGCCGGTGGCTCGGGCGTCGGAGAAGTCGAGGTTCTCAATCACAACTGCAGTGCAGTTCTGTGTCCGCGCGGCATCGAGCAGCGTGGTGAGCGCGGCGCGGACCCGCCCATCACGACGGCTGGCGCGCAACCCGGAGGTATCGAGCGCGATGGTCGTCGGAGCGCCGATCGGGTTCCCGGCGCCGTCGAGCACGCAACAGGCGAGGTGATCGGCGTTGAGATCGACACCCAGGACCGGGCCGGTCCGCAAGTGTTCGATCGAGGGCGCTGCTACGGACATGTCCTGTTTCCACGACGCGTCCAGATACCAGCGGCTCTTGACCGGGTCGTAGGCGATGTCATAACGCACCGCGCGGCGGCAGGCGATGCGCTCAGCCCACTGGTCGCCGCGGTGCGCGAACCCCACTGGGGCCGCGATCTGCAGGTGGGACCCGAATTGACCGGTGAGAGCGGCGGGCACCTTGATATGCAGCTGGCCCGCGGTGTCGACGCGGATGGTTTCGTTGCCGCCGGTCTTGCCTGACTCCCCATCGGCGGTCAAGAACATACGGGCCGCATTCCAGCGTGCTCGCCATTGGGGTTCGGTCATTGCGGCCGCATCGAGGTGATGACGGTTGCGCCACAGGCGTTTTCCTCCGACCGTGAGCGACGGCCGGCCAGCCGTCAACGCGGCCTCGGCTGCTGTCAGTCGGGAGCTCAGTTGCGCAAGCCGGCGGGTCTTGGCGAACCGCTCATGCGCCGATCGGTAGCCGCGACGACGACGATCACCATGCGCGCGCACCTCGGTGCCCTGCGGGGACCGTTCTCCGGGGCGCAGCTCGCACCTCTGCGCCACCACGGCAACGGCCTGCTGCAGATCGCGGACATGGGCGCTCAGACCGCGCATACCCAGCTGGTACTGGTCCTCTACTGAACGGGTGATCGCCCCCGCCCACCTGCTTGAGCACACCGCTGTGATCGCCTGCTTACGCTGCGCCCGCCACAGCCCGTGACCGGCCCGATCCAGCCCACCAAGCCGTACCCGGGAGGCCAGTTCGGCCCGGTACACCTCGCCGAGAAATGACCCGATCACCCGCAGCGCTGCTGCCTCAGCTTCGGTCACGTGAATCCGGGTCCGGATCCGCACACCCGCAGGTGCAGCTGCCACCGCCGGGTCCCCAACTCGACGTAACCGAGCGCGCACATCCATGCACCACATTCTGACCAGCGCCACCGACAAACCCCCCAGCCGACATCACGCCGCGCCAGCACTGTTCCTTCCGAGCGGGGGGGTGCACGGACCGGGCTCACTCCACGATTCACAACACCGACAAATACATCCGAACGCAGTATCGATCGCCGGAGTCCACTATCCGGTCAGCAGCGGTAACCCCAACCGGGCCGATCCCGGCTTGTCTCGATACGCTGGGCAGATGAGTGTGGACGCTGCCGTGGACGCTGACCTGCGCCTGCAGGTGCATGACGCCGCCCGACGGGCCCGGGTGGCCGCGCGCGTGCTGGGCACATTGGACACCGCGACCAAGGACCGCGCGTTGCACGCCGCGGCCGATTCGGTGTTGGCCCAGGTGGACGCGGTTCTCGCGGCCAACGCCGCCGACCTTGACGCCGCGCGGGCGGCGGGTACCCCCGACGCGATGCTCGATCGGCTCGCCCTGAACCCGCAGCGTGTGGACGGTATTGCGGCCGGACTGCGTCAGGTGGCGGGGCTGCCGGACCCCGTCGGGGAGGTGCTGCGCGGCAGCACGCTGCCCAACGGTCTTCGAATCCGTCAGCAGCGGGTGCCGCTCGGTGTCGTCGGCATGGTCTACGAGGGCCGACCCAACGTCACCGTCGACGCCTTCGGGTTGACCCTGAAGTCGGGTAACGCGGCGCTGCTGCGGGGCAGCTCGTCGGCGAGGCGCTCGAATGAGGCGCTGGTCACCGCGTTGCGCGCCGCCCTGGTCGCCGAGGGTCTGCCCGCCGATGCCGTGCAGCTGCTGCCCAGCGAGGACCGCGCCAGCGTCACCCACCTGATCCAGGCCCGCGGCCTGGTGGACGTCGTCATTCCGCGCGGGGGAGCCGGGCTGATCGCCGCCGTGGTTCGGGACGCGACCGTGCCGACCATCGAGACGGGCGTCGGTAACTGTCACGTCTACGTGCACGAGGCGGCGGATCTCGATGTCGCCGAACGCATTCTGCTGAACTCCAAGACCCGGCGCCCGAGTGTGTGCAATGCCGCGGAGTCGCTGCTCGTCGACGCCGCGATCGCCGAGACCGCACTGCCGCGGCTCATCGAGGCACTGCAGGACGCCGGTGTCACCGTGCACCTTGACCCCAGCGAGGACGAGTTGCGGGCCGAGTTCCTGTCGATGGACATAGCGGTCGCGGTGGTGGACGGCGTCGACGCCGCCATCGCCCACGTCAACGAGTACGGCAGTGGGCACACCGAGGCCATCGTGACCACCAATCTCGCTGCCGCCGAACGCTTCACGGCCCAGGTCGACGCGGCGGCGGTGATGGTGAACGCCGCCACCTCCTTCACCGACGGTGAGCAGTTCGGGTTCGGGGCCGAGATCGGCATCTCGACGCAGAAGCTGCACGCCAGGGGCCCGATGGGTCTGCCAGAATTGACCTCGACCAAGTGGATTGTGTGGGGAAACGGCCACACCCGCCCGGTCTAATCAAGCAACAACGAGGAGAACACCCCGTGAGCGTCCCCGCACGCCCAGTACCGCTTTTCGCGGACATCGATGATGTCGCCGCGCGTCTGGCCGAGACCGGTTACCTGCCCGACACTGCGACCGCGACCGCGGTCTTCCTCGCTGACAGGCTGGGCAAGCCGCTGCTCGTCGAGGGACCGGCCGGCGTCGGTAAGACCGAACTGGCCCGCGCCGTCGCGCAGTGCACAGGATCTGAGCTGGTCCGGCTGCAGTGCTACGAGGGTGTCGATGAGGCACGCGCGCTCTACGAGTGGAACCACGCCAAGCAGATCCTGCGAATTCAAGCCGGTTCGGGCGACTGGGACCAGACCAAGATGGACGTGTTCAGTGAGGAGTTCCTGCTGACCCGTCCGCTGCTGACCGCCATCAAGCGGACCGACCCCACCGTGCTCCTGATCGATGAGACCGATAAGGCCGATATCGAGATCGAGGGCCTGCTGCTCGAGGTCCTGTCAGACTTCGCCGTCACGGTTCCCGAGCTGGGCACCATCAAGGCCGAGCGGCCACCGTTCGTGCTGCTGACCTCCAACGCCACCCGCGAGCTGTCCGAGGCGCTCAAGCGTCGCTGCCTGTTCCTGCACATCGACTTCCCCGAACCCGATCTGGAGCGTCGGATCCTGCTGTCGCGGGTGCCCGAACTGCCGGAACGGCTGGCCGAGGAACTGGTCCGCATCATCGGCGTGCTGCGCGGAATGCAACTCAAGAAGGCGCCATCGGTGGCCGAGACCATCGACTGGGGCCGCACCGTCCTCGCGCTGGGCATGGACACCATCGACGACGAGTTGATCGCCGCGACGCTGGGCGTGGTGCTCAAGCACCAGTCCGATCAGCAACGCGCATCCGGCGAACTTCGCCTGAACTGAGGATCCGCTGATGGCCGCCCGACGCACCCGACCCCCGCAACCGATTGCCCCCCACGGCATTCCGGGTCACCTGGTCGAGTTTGTCGAGGCGCTGCGCGGCGTGGGTATCTCCGTCGGACCATCCGAGACAGTGGACGCCGGGCGGGTTATGGCGACTCTGGGTCTGAGCGATCGCAATGTGCTTCGGGAGGGACTCGCGTGCGCCGTGCTGCGCCGTGCGGACCACCGCGAAACCTACGACGCCATGTTCGACCTGTGGTTCCCGCCCGCACTGGGCGCCCGGACGGTGGTGGACGACGACGGCACCGCCGAGGACGACCCCGCCGCTCCGCCTGCCCAGGACATCGAGGGTCTGCGCGAGGCGTTGGTCGAGATGCTGGCCAACAACGCCGACCTTGAGAACCTCGACGCACGGCTGGCGGCGATGATCGCCCAGATCGTCGAGTCCCAGGGTCGCTACAACTCCAGCCGGGGGCCGTCCTACTCGTCGTATCAGGCGTTGAAGGCCATGGCGCTCGACGAACTCGAGGGCCGGCTACTGGCCGGGCTGCTCGCGCCGTACGGCGACGCACCCACGCCCACGCAGGAGGAGATCGCCAAGGCGATCGCCGCGAAGCGCATCACGCAGCTGCGCCGGATGGTGGAGGCCGAGACCAAGCGCCGCACCGCCGAGCAACTGGGCCGCGACCACGTCCAGATGTACGGCATTCCGCAGCTGGCCGAGAACGTCGAGTTCCTCCGCGCGTCGGGCGAGCAGCTGGCGCAGATGCGCCGCGTCGTCGCACCGTTGGCGCGCACGCTTGCCACCCGGTTGGCGGCCCGGCGGCGGCGCTCCCGCCGTGGTGAGATCGACCTGCGCAAGACCCTGCGTAAGTCGATGTCGACCGGCGGTGTGCCCATCGACGTCGTGCTGAAGAAGCCGCATCCCGCGCGCCCCGAACTGGTGGTGCTGTGCGATGTCTCCGGTTCCGTCGCGGGGTTCAGCAGCTTCACGCTGATGCTGGTCAACGCCCTGCGTCAGCAGTTCTCCAGGGTCCGGGTGTTCGCCTTCATCGACACCACCGACGAGGTGACCGAGATGTTCGGCCCGGAGTCCGACCTCGCTGTCGCCATTCAGCGCATCACCCGCGAGTCGGGCGTGTACACCCGCGACGGCCACTCCGACTACGGGCACGCGTTCGTGTCGTTCCTGGACAAGTACCCCAACGTGTTGTCCCCGCGCAGCGCGCTGCTGGTCCTCGGCGACGGCCGCAACAACTACCGCAACCCAGAACTCGACCTGCTGGCCCGCATGGTCAGTGCGAGCCGCCACGCGCACTGGCTCAACCCGGAGCCCAAGCACCTGTGGGGCAGCGGTGACTCCGCCGTCCCGCGCTACGAGGGCGTCATCCCCATGCACGAGTGTCGCTCGGCCAAGCAGCTCGCCACGGTGATCGACAAGCTGCTGCCCGTCTAACCTCTGCGTTTCGGCGAGCGCAGGCGGGTCCGGATCACTGCCGTAAGCTGCCTATTCGTGACTCGACGCAGGCTGGGTGTGATGGGTGGGACGTTCGATCCCATCCATCACGGTCACCTCGTCGCGGCCAGCGAGGTCGCCGACCAGTTCGGCCTCGACGAGGTGGTGTTCGTGCCGACGGGTCAGCCATGGCAGAAGCGGGAGCGCATCGTCACCGAAGCCGAGGACCGCTACCTGATGACCGTGATCGCGACGGCCGCCAACCCGCGCTTCTCGGTCAGCCGCGTCGACATCGACCGCGCAGGCCCCACCTACACCAAGGACACCCTGCGGGACCTCGCGGCGCAGCGTGGTGACACCGACTTGTTCTTCATCACCGGGGCGGACGCGCTGGCATCGATCCTGTCGTGGCAGAACTGGGAGGAACTGTTCTCCCTGGCCCGGTTCGTCGGCGTCAGCCGGCCCGGCTACGAACTCGACGGCGAGCACATCGCAGCGGCAATGAAGGAACTACCGGAGGACGCGTTGCAGTTGGTTGAGGTGCCCGCGCTGGCGATCTCGTCGAGTGACTGCCGCGCGCGGGCCGGGTCCGGCAGGCCCATCTGGTATCTGGTTCCCGACGGTGTCGTTCAGTACGTGTCCAAGCGCGGCCTCTACCGATCCCAGGCCCAATCCCAAACCCACGCAGTCCAGGAGCCCCAAACATGAGCGCAGGCGACGAATCCGTACACATGGCGACGGTGGCCGCGCAGGCCGCCTCGTCGAAACTGGCCGACGACATCGTCGTCATTGACGTCTCCGAGCAGCTCTTCATCACCGATCTCTTCGTCATCGCCTCGGCCAATAACGAGCGGCAGGTCAACGCGATCGTCGACGAGGTCGAGGAGAAGATGCGCGTGGCCGGGTACAAGCCCGCCCGCCGTGAGGGCACCCGCGAGGGGAAGTGGGTGCTGCTCGACTACGTCGACATCGTCGTGCACGTCCAGCATCAGGATGAGCGCAACTTCTACGCCCTGGACCGGCTGTGGCGGGACTGCCCGGTGGTGCCGGTGGAACTCGAGGACGGAGCCGACCGAGCCGACGAGTCCAC from Mycolicibacterium sp. YH-1 harbors:
- a CDS encoding GntR family transcriptional regulator, translated to MAEASDQESLVNVAAGVPLHRQLFLVLHDEIARGALAAGDGLPTELSMCEQFGVSRITVRRALADLADAGLIERRHGVGSFVTDRSPPRGYDETGSYMDELRQVEFETEVEVIEFGVRTVPGPIAERLGGPDQALHVLRLRRERRTGERLMISEAWLPEGLADELTAPGLAGAPIFHVLHDAGVGLTSLDHELTAEIAGPRTAATLGVSIGAALIRINSLAHTAAGPHHCLSVTLSPNRSRVLLTQTAADLESGVGMAIAHDVRRPHA
- a CDS encoding VWA domain-containing protein, producing MAARRTRPPQPIAPHGIPGHLVEFVEALRGVGISVGPSETVDAGRVMATLGLSDRNVLREGLACAVLRRADHRETYDAMFDLWFPPALGARTVVDDDGTAEDDPAAPPAQDIEGLREALVEMLANNADLENLDARLAAMIAQIVESQGRYNSSRGPSYSSYQALKAMALDELEGRLLAGLLAPYGDAPTPTQEEIAKAIAAKRITQLRRMVEAETKRRTAEQLGRDHVQMYGIPQLAENVEFLRASGEQLAQMRRVVAPLARTLATRLAARRRRSRRGEIDLRKTLRKSMSTGGVPIDVVLKKPHPARPELVVLCDVSGSVAGFSSFTLMLVNALRQQFSRVRVFAFIDTTDEVTEMFGPESDLAVAIQRITRESGVYTRDGHSDYGHAFVSFLDKYPNVLSPRSALLVLGDGRNNYRNPELDLLARMVSASRHAHWLNPEPKHLWGSGDSAVPRYEGVIPMHECRSAKQLATVIDKLLPV
- a CDS encoding enoyl-CoA hydratase/isomerase family protein, whose protein sequence is MTTAAKSTPRPPEGDWLGTPFLRFEREGPFGIVTLDRPQARNAMTPAMYFGIRYAVTHVEADDDLAGLLITGTGDVFAPGGDLGGGDGVDDWMTFGPALSMDVTPFETLRQSVKPVVSAVNGLCQGGGLQIAMCSDMAVVSDRATFRVPELYRGIADTYYSQMLARVIGPMRTRDLMFTGRTLTAQEAADWGMVARVVPHDDLAGAAREVLTQVCRTAPKARSVVKSSLDNYMGLFDRIGMKASYSGPEAVEGFVAFKERRSPEWVHPDLRTDGRL
- a CDS encoding NAD(+) synthase, whose translation is MDFHSAYRHGFVRVAACTHHTTLADPVANAESVLALARDCHDEGVALAVFPELTLSGYSIEDVLMQDGLLDAVERALADLVAATADLLPVLVVGAPLRYRNRIYNTAVVIHRGSVLGVVPKSYLPTYREFYERRQIAAGDDVRGTIRVASTDVPFGPDLLFTATDLPSFVLHVEICEDMWVPVPPSAEAALAGATVLANLSGSPITIGRAEDRKLMARSASSRCLAAYVYAAAGEGESTTDLSWDGQTMIYENGTLLAESERFPKGERRSVADVDTELLRAERIRMGTFDDNRRHHGARTDAFRRIEFTVNPPAGDIGLRREVERFPFVPADPERLQQDCYEAYNIQVSGLEQRLRALNYPNVVIGVSGGLDSTHALIVAAHAMDREGRPRSDILAFTLPGFATGERTKGNAIALSKALGVTFSELDIRDTATLMLTEMGHPFARGEKVYDVTFENVQAGLRTDYLFRLANQRGGIVLGTGDLSELALGWSTYGVGDQMSHYNVNGGVPKTLIQHLIRWVIASEQFDDTVNGILASVLDTEITPELVPTGEDEEIQSSEAKVGPYVLQDFSLYQVLRWGFRPSKVAFLAWHAWHDADHGDWPAGYPDDKRPSYSLKEIRHWLTVFVQRFYSFSQFKRSALPNGPKVSAGGALSPRGDWRAPSDMSARTWLDEIEREVPEA
- a CDS encoding glutamate-5-semialdehyde dehydrogenase, encoding MSVDAAVDADLRLQVHDAARRARVAARVLGTLDTATKDRALHAAADSVLAQVDAVLAANAADLDAARAAGTPDAMLDRLALNPQRVDGIAAGLRQVAGLPDPVGEVLRGSTLPNGLRIRQQRVPLGVVGMVYEGRPNVTVDAFGLTLKSGNAALLRGSSSARRSNEALVTALRAALVAEGLPADAVQLLPSEDRASVTHLIQARGLVDVVIPRGGAGLIAAVVRDATVPTIETGVGNCHVYVHEAADLDVAERILLNSKTRRPSVCNAAESLLVDAAIAETALPRLIEALQDAGVTVHLDPSEDELRAEFLSMDIAVAVVDGVDAAIAHVNEYGSGHTEAIVTTNLAAAERFTAQVDAAAVMVNAATSFTDGEQFGFGAEIGISTQKLHARGPMGLPELTSTKWIVWGNGHTRPV
- the rsfS gene encoding ribosome silencing factor, encoding MSAGDESVHMATVAAQAASSKLADDIVVIDVSEQLFITDLFVIASANNERQVNAIVDEVEEKMRVAGYKPARREGTREGKWVLLDYVDIVVHVQHQDERNFYALDRLWRDCPVVPVELEDGADRADESTEDSQ
- a CDS encoding ribokinase, translating into MAGSSNRVCVVGSVNLDQSFEVSTLPKPGETVLASAVTSSPGGKGGNQAVAASRAGATVDLVAAVGDDDAGSRLRAHLLDNEVGLGGVMTVPGPSGAAVILVDEHAENCIVVAPGANAHLHLASAHTRIEIADADVVLIQLEIPIDTALAAARTGRAGGAVVMLNASPGGTPPAQLEELAQAVDVVIVNDHESREIRWQVPHLVITRGARGASYQGVAERYDVEAPAVEAVDTTGAGDVFAGVLAADWHRGPRNALIRACAAGALATLTPGAGNCAPTREAIDDVLQ
- the nadD gene encoding nicotinate-nucleotide adenylyltransferase; protein product: MGGTFDPIHHGHLVAASEVADQFGLDEVVFVPTGQPWQKRERIVTEAEDRYLMTVIATAANPRFSVSRVDIDRAGPTYTKDTLRDLAAQRGDTDLFFITGADALASILSWQNWEELFSLARFVGVSRPGYELDGEHIAAAMKELPEDALQLVEVPALAISSSDCRARAGSGRPIWYLVPDGVVQYVSKRGLYRSQAQSQTHAVQEPQT
- a CDS encoding MoxR family ATPase, translated to MSVPARPVPLFADIDDVAARLAETGYLPDTATATAVFLADRLGKPLLVEGPAGVGKTELARAVAQCTGSELVRLQCYEGVDEARALYEWNHAKQILRIQAGSGDWDQTKMDVFSEEFLLTRPLLTAIKRTDPTVLLIDETDKADIEIEGLLLEVLSDFAVTVPELGTIKAERPPFVLLTSNATRELSEALKRRCLFLHIDFPEPDLERRILLSRVPELPERLAEELVRIIGVLRGMQLKKAPSVAETIDWGRTVLALGMDTIDDELIAATLGVVLKHQSDQQRASGELRLN